In Populus nigra chromosome 1, ddPopNigr1.1, whole genome shotgun sequence, one genomic interval encodes:
- the LOC133683562 gene encoding delta(12)-acyl-lipid-desaturase-like has product MAANGVFASSDKHGGKESRIKRMPHGKPPFTLGKIKKAIPPHCFERSLLRSFSYVVYDLCISFLLCYIAITYFDLLPSPLSCVAWPMYWILQGSILTGVWVISHECGHHAFSDYRWVDDTVGLILHSALLVPYFSWKYSHRRHHSNTGSLERDEVFVPKPKSRIAWYSKYLNNPPGRALSLVVTLLLGWPLYLAFNVSGRPYDRFACHYDPYGPIYSDRERLQIYISDLGIFAATFVLYSIAVSRGLAFLICIYGVPLLIANGFLVTITYLQHTHPALPHYDSSEWEWLRGALATMDRDYGILNKVFHNITDTHIAHHLFSNMPHYHAMEATKAIKPILGEFYQFDDTPIYKALWRETKECLYVDPDDGAPEKGVFWYRNKF; this is encoded by the coding sequence ATGGCAGCCAATGGAGTGTTTGCCTCCAGTGACAAGCATGGAGGAAAGGAAAGCCGCATCAAGAGAATGCCACATGGGAAGCCTCCGTTCACTCTTGGCAAAATCAAGAAGGCCATCCCGCCCCATTGTTTCGAACGTTCCCTTCTCCGCTCATTCTCCTATGTGGTTTATGATCTGTGCATAAGCTTTCTCCTCTGCTACATTGCCATCACATACTTCGACCTCCTGCCATCCCCGCTCTCCTGTGTTGCGTGGCCCATGTACTGGATTCTCCAAGGCAGCATTCTCACTGGTGTTTGGGTTATTTCTCATGAATGTGGTCACCATGCCTTCAGTGACTACCGGTGGGTTGATGACACAGTTGGCTTAATCCTCCATTCTGCACTTTTAGTCCCTTACTTTTCCTGGAAATACAGCCACCGCCGCCATCACTCAAACACAGGGTCCCTTGAGCGCGACGAAGTGTTCGTTCCAAAGCCTAAGTCTCGAATCGCATGGTATTCCAAGTACCTAAACAACCCACCAGGCCGAGCTTTAAGTCTTGTTGTCACACTTCTGCTAGGCTGGCCCTTATACCTAGCCTTCAACGTTTCAGGCCGACCCTATGATCGCTTTGCCTGTCACTATGATCCCTATGGCCCCATATATTCTGATCGTGAAAGGCTTCAGATTTACATTTCTGATCTTGGCATTTTTGCTGCAACTTTTGTGCTCTACAGCATCGCTGTGTCTCGAGGGCTGGCATTTCTGATATGCATTTATGGGGTACCGTTACTTATTGCTAATGGTTTCCTTGTCACCATCACATACTTGCAGCACACTCACCCTGCATTGCCACATTATGATTCCTCTGAATGGGAGTGGCTTAGAGGAGCTTTGGCAACCATGGATAGAGACTATGGGATCCTGAACAAGGTCTTCCATAACATTACAGACACGCATATAGCTCACCATCTCTTCTCTAACATGCCACATTATCATGCAATGGAGGCTACAAAAGCAATCAAGCCAATACTGGGTGAGTTCTATCAGTTTGATGATACTCCAATTTACAAGGCCTTATGGAGGGAGACAAAAGAATGCCTGTATGTTGATCCAGATGACGGAGCTCCTGAAAAAGGCGTGTTCTGGTACCGGAACAAGTTTTGA
- the LOC133682788 gene encoding delta(12)-acyl-lipid-desaturase-like translates to MGVNGLHEGKESSFKRMPNTEPPFTLGKIKAIPPHCFQRSLLRSLSYVVYDLSFSFLFCYIAITYFHLLPSPVAYITWPIYWVLQACILTGVWVIAHECGHHAFSDYQWVDDTVGLILHSALFIPYFSWKYSHRRHHSNTGSLERDEVFVPKTKSRVAWYSKHLNNPPGRALSLAISLLIGWPLYLTFNVSGRPYDRFACHYDPYSPIYSDRERLQVYISDLGILAATFVLYNIATSQGLAFLIFIYGVPLLIADGFLVTITYLQHTHPALPHYDSSEWGWLRGALATMDRDYGILNKVFHNITDTHVAHHLFSNIPHYHAMVATKAIKPILGEFYQFDDTPIYKALWREAKECLYVEPDDGAPEKGVFWYRNEF, encoded by the coding sequence ATGGGAGTCAATGGACTGCATGAAGGAAAGGAAAGCAGCTTCAAGAGAATGCCAAACACGGAGCCTCCATTTACACTTGGAAAAATCAAGGCCATCCCTCCCCATTGCTTCCAACGATCCCTTCTCCGCTCATTGTCCTATGTTGTTTATGACCTCTCCTTCAGCTTTCTCTTCTGCTACATTGCCATCACATATTTCCACCTCCTACCATCCCCTGTTGCCTACATCACATGGCCCATCTACTGGGTTCTCCAAGCCTGCATTCTCACTGGTGTTTGGGTCATTGCTCATGAATGTGGCCACCACGCCTTCAGTGACTACCAGTGGGTTGATGACACGGTTGGCCTAATCCTCCACTCTGCACTTTTCATCCCATATTTTTCCTGGAAATACAGCCACCGCCGCCACCATTCGAACACAGGGTCCCTCGAGCGCGACGAAGTGTTTGTCCCGAAGACCAAGTCCCGTGTCGCATGGTATTCCAAGCACCTAAACAACCCACCAGGCCGAGCTTTAAGTCTGGCTATATCACTTCTGATTGGCTGGCCCTTATATCTAACCTTCAACGTTTCCGGCCGACCCTATGATCGCTTTGCCTGTCACTATGATCCCTATAGTCCCATATATTCTGATCGTGAAAGACTCCAGGTTTACATTTCTGATCTAGGCATTCTTGCTGCAACTTTTGTGCTCTACAACATTGCTACGTCACAAGGGCTGGCATTTCTGATATTCATTTATGGGGTACCGTTACTTATTGCTGATGGTTTCCTTGTCACCATCACATACTTGCAGCACACTCACCCTGCATTGCCACATTATGATTCCTCTGAATGGGGGTGGCTTAGAGGAGCTTTGGCAACCATGGATAGAGACTATGGGATCCTGAACAAGGTCTTCCATAACATTACAGACACGCATGTAGCTCACCATCTCTTCTCTAACATTCCACATTATCATGCAATGGTGGCTACGAAAGCAATCAAGCCAATACTGGGTGAGTTCTACCAGTTTGATGATACTCCGATTTACAAGGCCCTATGGAGGGAGGCAAAAGAATGCCTTTATGTTGAGCCAGACGACGGAGCTCCTGAAAAAGGCGTGTTCTGGTACCGGAACGAGTTTTGA